From Arachis stenosperma cultivar V10309 chromosome 2, arast.V10309.gnm1.PFL2, whole genome shotgun sequence, one genomic window encodes:
- the LOC130960213 gene encoding 40S ribosomal protein S24-1 → MADKAVTIRTRKFMTNRLLSRKQFVIDVLHPGRANVSKAELKEKLARIYDVKDPNTVFVFKFRTHFGGGKSTGFGLIYDTVENAKKYEPKYRLIRNGLDTKVEKSRKQMKERKNRAKKIRGVKKTKASDAAKAGKKK, encoded by the exons ATGGCTGACAAAGCGGTTACCATCAGAACAAGGAAGTTTATGACTAACAGGCTCCTCTCCAGAAAGCAATTC GTCATTGATGTTCTTCATCCAGGGAGGGCAAATGTTTCTAAG GCTGAGCTTAAGGAGAAGCTTGCTAGAATCTATGATGTTAAGGACCCCAACACCGTGTTTGTGTTTAAGTTCCGCACCCATTTCGGAGGTGGCAAATCCACTGGTTTTGGTTTGATTTATGACACTGTTGAGAATGCGAAGAAGTATGAGCCTAAGTACAGACTAATTAGG AATGGACTTGATACTAAGGTTGAAAAGTCAAGGAAGCAAATGAAGGAGAGAAAGAACAGGGCAAAGAAGATCCGTGGAGTAAAGAAG aCCAAGGCTTCTGATGCTGCCAAGGCTGGAAAGAAGAAATGA